The Psychrobacter arenosus region AACCAATATGACCATCGGTCTTGGTTGGGATCCACGTGCTACTGACGGTCAAGATTTTGACTTAGACGCTATTGCCTTTTTGTTAGATGAATCTGGCAAAGTCCGTAATGACAGTGACTTTATCTTTTTCAATAACCTAAAGTCTGGCGATGGCTCAGTTGAGCATACCGGTGATAACCGTACGGGCGAAGGCGATGGCGATGATGAGTCTATCAAAGTTAACTTAGCGGCTGTCCCTGCTGACGTCAATAAAATTGCAGTATGCGCCATCATCTATGAAGGCCAAGCTCGTAACCAAAACTTCGGTCAAGTTAGCGATGCTTTCATCCGCGTTATCAATGACAATGGCAATACTGAAATCGCTCGTTATGACCTATCAGAAGACGGCAGCACTGAAACTGCTATGATCTTTGGTGAAATTTATCGCCATAGCGGTGAGTGGAAATTCCGCGCCGTTGGTCAAGGCTTCGCAGGCGGCCTAGGTCCATTAGCAGCTTCTTATGGCGTGAACGTATAATCGCTGGCATAAGATTAGCTTAGTAGGCTGACGAAAACTTTAGCAGCACTTATTTAACGTTATTGTATTAGCAGACATTCAGTACTCTTAATGACCTTAAGGACACCTTAGTATGGCGGCAACTTTTAGCTTGATTGGCACCATTGAACCTTTTTTGCATTGTAACCTTAAAAAGGGCGACACGATTTACTGTGAAGCCAATGCCATGGTAATGATGGAGACCAATCTCGAGCTTAAAGGCAAATTGCAGGGCGGCATCATGCAGTCTTTGATGCGCCGCTTTGCTAATGATGAGTCCCTGTTTCAGCAAGAGATTGTCGCTGAACATGGCGAAGGTGATTGTCTGCTAGCCCCTACCCTCGATGGCGATATGCAAATTTTGGATGTTGGTGCGCAACAATATACTTTGAGCGATGGGGCTTATGTTGCGGCTTCAAGCGGGGTTGATATCCGAGCTAACATTCAGCGCAACTTAGGTGGCGCAGTGTTTGGTGATACTGGTGGCTTTGTGGTCATGCAGACCCAAGGTACGGGTCAAGTAGTGGTCTCGGGCTTTGGCTCGCTGTTTGAGATTGATGTAGAACCTGGCAAAGACGTGATTATTGATAATGGTCATGTGGTCTGCTGGGATTCGCGTCTACAATATAATTTATCGGTCTCTACCAGTAAGAAAAAAGGCTTTATGAGCAACATAATCAACTCCGTCACTAGTGGCGAAGGCATGGTGCTAAAATTCTCTGGTACTGGTAAAGTCGTAATCTGTTCACGCAACCGTGATAGTTATCGAGGCTGGCTGCAAAGCGTCTTGGGTAGCAATTCAGGTGGTCGTGGTGGCGGTGGTGGTCTACTCAACCAAATTATGTAATTAACTAAGGCAGCGACTTCTCAATGAATCGCTGTCTTTTTTTAGGCAATCATTAGTACTAGGCACCTTACTTTGCAAAGTAGTCATTAGTTACAAAGGATTTATAAATAACATATTTAGCTAAAGATACTGCAATATAAAGCCATCTAAAAAATGCTATTAGTTACCCGAAGCCTTTAACAATGGTAACTGAGACCCCATTAATACAGTATCGCTAGTTAGCATCATAATAAAACTATATTTATTTCAACTTCACTTATAACTTTATAAAAAGGACAATCCCATGGCAGTTAGTCTTCAGAAAGGTCAGAAAATCTCGCTAAGCAAAGAAGCGGGCGGTACGTTAACCCAAATTAAAATGGGCCTTGGTTGGGACGTGGCTCAATCTTCTGCGCCAAAGAAAGGCGGCTTTTTAGGCAGTTTATTTGGCGGTGGCGGCGGTAGTGGCGATAGCATCGACTTAGATGCTTCATGCATCATGTTTGATAGTAATAAACAACCTGTTGATGCGATTTGGTTTGGTCAGTTAAAATCGAAAGATGGCAGCATCTTGCATACCGGTGATAACCGTACTGGTGATGGCGACGGTGATGATGAAGTTATCAATGTAGATTTATCTCGCGTCCCAGCTAGTGTGCAATCGCTTGTATTCACGGTGAATAGCTTTACTGGTCAGACCTTTGAAACAGTTGAGAATGCTTTTTGCCGAATTATCAATGCGGGCAATAACCAAGAGGTGGCTCGTTATAACCTATCGTCGCAGGGCAGCCATACTGCAATGATTATGGCGAAAGTTTATCGTCATAACGGTGAGTGGAAAATGCATGCGATTGGTGAAATCGCTTCGGGCCGTACCTTCCAGGACTTGATGCCTGCTGTGGCTCCGCATGCTTAGGTTTTAGAATTTAGTTCGGAATTAAGGAAAACGCTGCCTTTTTTGGGTGGCGTTTTTTTTTGGGATTAAATAGCTAATGTATGCGCGTATTTCATTCCGTGGGTTACGCTATCGCTAACCACACGCTACAAAAAATCTTGCAAATGTCTTAGCGTAGGTATTACATACATAAAAGAAATCCTCCCCTGCCCTGAATCAGGAAATAGCAAAGCACTGCTTTGCCCTGACGCAAGACAAGAGCTGTGCTCGCGTAGCTATAAAAGGAGGGTGCATTCTTTATAAGAATAGGATGGGAAAATTAGCTTGGTTGTTGCTTGTGCGTAGGCTGGGCATTTTGCCCAGCATATTAGAAAGCATGATTTTGCAAATGTCTTAGCGTGGGTAGCACCCACGGAAAAGAAATCCTCCCCAACCCTCCTTTGCAAAAGGAGGGGGCGTTCTTAATTAAAATAGGCGTTAAAAATTAGCTTGGTTAATGTTTGAGCGTAGGCTGGGCATTTTGCCCAGCACATTAAAAAACAATGCCTGCTTTTGCTCTTGCCTCGGGACGAGGCGCGGCCATAGTGTAGAAAGAGCGACTACCTATGAGCCGCATATTTTTTCAGGTCTAAAGAGCCCCGATGCCAAGGCCACGCTTGTGCTGTTTTAGCTTTTGTACTGTAAAGTGCTTAGGCTATTTTAAGAGATAGCTCGATATTATTTACGAGCCTTTTGCCAACTAAAGCCCCAACCAAATGCTTGGTCCATATCTTTATGGCCGCCGAAATATTGGTTGATACGCTCGACGTTAATGCTGCCCTGTTTATTGACGAGCCTTGCGATAGCACACATCGGCTTAGCATTCGCGCCCTCGGTCAAGCGAGTCTCAATCGGTGGCTGACCCGGTACATGCAGCGTCACGACGCCATCAGTCTGCGCCCAGTTGGGTACGCCATCATAGATAAAGGCAAAGATAAACACCTCTTCAATTTGTGCCCACTGCGCGCCATTGATATCGAGCCATTCGCCGTTCGTACTTTGACCGGTACGATCGTCCTCACGCAGTAGCACATAGGGTGCTGTATTTAGGCTACCAAAGCGTTTGCCCAAGGCTTGAATTAGAGTTTTCTCGCCACTCTTGAGGTGAATCATCGCACCCACATCGAGGTCGATACCTTTGGAGTGCTGTTTAAACAAATCGCTTAAGCGGCCTTTTTTGGGCATTTCGCTATTGTCTGGACGTTGGTTCCAGTTAAGGTTGATAGAGATTTTGCCGAAGTCGTCTTTTTTCTGCAGGTTAATGCTGGATTGATTTTTAGTTAGGGTAATTTTGGATAAATTAACGCTAGGACTTGGTGATGACGCTGCTGGAATAGGTGGTGGGCTGTTCTGTCTAGCGGTATTGATATTGGTTTGATTGTTATTGAACGAATTATTTTGACTCGGTACAGGTGCTTCATCCGCAATCTCAACGCCAAAGTGCTCAGACAGGGGCTTTAAGCCACCATCAAACC contains the following coding sequences:
- a CDS encoding TerD family protein, which encodes MAISLTKGGNVNLSKEAPGLTNMTIGLGWDPRATDGQDFDLDAIAFLLDESGKVRNDSDFIFFNNLKSGDGSVEHTGDNRTGEGDGDDESIKVNLAAVPADVNKIAVCAIIYEGQARNQNFGQVSDAFIRVINDNGNTEIARYDLSEDGSTETAMIFGEIYRHSGEWKFRAVGQGFAGGLGPLAASYGVNV
- a CDS encoding TIGR00266 family protein, producing MAATFSLIGTIEPFLHCNLKKGDTIYCEANAMVMMETNLELKGKLQGGIMQSLMRRFANDESLFQQEIVAEHGEGDCLLAPTLDGDMQILDVGAQQYTLSDGAYVAASSGVDIRANIQRNLGGAVFGDTGGFVVMQTQGTGQVVVSGFGSLFEIDVEPGKDVIIDNGHVVCWDSRLQYNLSVSTSKKKGFMSNIINSVTSGEGMVLKFSGTGKVVICSRNRDSYRGWLQSVLGSNSGGRGGGGGLLNQIM
- a CDS encoding TerD family protein, with protein sequence MAVSLQKGQKISLSKEAGGTLTQIKMGLGWDVAQSSAPKKGGFLGSLFGGGGGSGDSIDLDASCIMFDSNKQPVDAIWFGQLKSKDGSILHTGDNRTGDGDGDDEVINVDLSRVPASVQSLVFTVNSFTGQTFETVENAFCRIINAGNNQEVARYNLSSQGSHTAMIMAKVYRHNGEWKMHAIGEIASGRTFQDLMPAVAPHA
- a CDS encoding TerD family protein, whose product is MSQTLIAGANAALPTDTISIRILSDQPIDCAAYRLASTAKVRGDGDMVFYGQKSSDDGSVSFRGHETDGFFDIQLATQPAQIEKIALAFSSDKTLAQIGNVDIQVLQGSTILLTCQVEAGNRSEKAVILGECYRRQGSWKFRFISQGFDGGLKPLSEHFGVEIADEAPVPSQNNSFNNNQTNINTARQNSPPPIPAASSPSPSVNLSKITLTKNQSSINLQKKDDFGKISINLNWNQRPDNSEMPKKGRLSDLFKQHSKGIDLDVGAMIHLKSGEKTLIQALGKRFGSLNTAPYVLLREDDRTGQSTNGEWLDINGAQWAQIEEVFIFAFIYDGVPNWAQTDGVVTLHVPGQPPIETRLTEGANAKPMCAIARLVNKQGSINVERINQYFGGHKDMDQAFGWGFSWQKARK